One genomic region from bacterium encodes:
- a CDS encoding TldD/PmbA family protein, whose product MIGTHSATFGCLRLVGAMAVAIALFFAGAAHPAHAEDKDAVVSAMRAELERARTLRTENYESPYFVAYHMQSSRMKSLSARFGAIFNDYERSNRNLYVELRVGDYEMDSSGKGGFRWSFDPDMDFQEVYRRYDGPIEDDADAIRAQFWLATDQAYKNALSNFMSKKGKSIYAAPPNEEESYDDFSREEPRVHRGKDLSLAFDKERWATFLKKLSDELTSEPGLVEHEIRVTAEIETRYFVNTEGAVIVDDDALLTFYAWARAYAPDGMELTHNVVRYAGSDEMAHPFDDLRRATRLMVDELLALREAPIIDPYTGPAILDAQTTGVFFHEAIGHRLEGERMRDTQEGQTFKGKVEDPILPPYISIYDDPTLESAFGEELNGHYAFDSEGVPAERVTLVKDGVLQNFLMSRAPIPGFVKSNGHGRSNGHFDPMGRMAVTIVESARTMPFDKLKKELIAEVKRQRKPYGLILKRSQGGETSTSRVNFQAFANKPTLIYKVDPATGKETLVRGAELVGTPLVSISKIIATGEEPGVFNGFCGAESGMVPVSAIAPPALVSEIELQRTGQQLKRPPILPPPFATTAPAVTTPSGEEAAPAPTPAGDTAPPVAG is encoded by the coding sequence ATGATTGGCACACATTCGGCCACGTTTGGCTGTTTGCGCCTTGTCGGAGCGATGGCCGTGGCGATCGCCCTGTTTTTTGCCGGCGCGGCGCACCCGGCGCACGCCGAGGACAAGGACGCCGTCGTCTCCGCGATGCGCGCCGAACTCGAACGCGCCCGCACGCTTCGCACCGAAAACTACGAATCGCCGTATTTCGTCGCCTACCACATGCAAAGCTCGCGCATGAAATCGCTGTCCGCGCGGTTTGGCGCGATTTTCAACGATTACGAGAGAAGCAACCGCAATCTCTACGTCGAGCTGCGCGTCGGCGACTACGAGATGGACTCTTCCGGCAAAGGCGGTTTTCGCTGGAGCTTCGACCCGGACATGGATTTCCAGGAGGTCTATCGCCGGTACGACGGGCCGATCGAAGACGACGCGGACGCGATCCGCGCGCAGTTCTGGCTCGCCACGGACCAGGCTTACAAAAACGCGCTGTCGAACTTCATGTCCAAAAAGGGCAAGTCGATCTATGCCGCGCCGCCGAACGAAGAGGAAAGCTACGACGACTTCTCCCGCGAGGAGCCGCGCGTCCATCGCGGCAAGGACCTCTCGCTCGCGTTCGACAAGGAGCGCTGGGCGACCTTCCTGAAGAAGCTCTCCGACGAATTGACGAGCGAGCCGGGACTCGTGGAGCACGAAATCCGCGTCACCGCCGAAATCGAAACGCGCTACTTCGTGAACACCGAGGGCGCGGTGATCGTCGACGACGACGCACTTTTGACCTTCTACGCCTGGGCGCGCGCCTATGCGCCGGACGGCATGGAATTGACGCACAACGTCGTGCGCTACGCGGGCTCCGACGAGATGGCGCATCCGTTCGACGATCTGCGCCGCGCGACGCGCCTGATGGTGGACGAGCTTCTCGCGCTGCGCGAGGCGCCGATCATCGATCCCTACACCGGCCCGGCGATCCTGGACGCGCAGACGACGGGCGTCTTCTTCCACGAGGCGATCGGTCACCGGCTCGAGGGCGAACGCATGCGCGACACGCAGGAAGGCCAGACCTTCAAGGGCAAGGTCGAGGATCCCATCCTGCCGCCGTACATTTCGATCTACGACGATCCGACACTGGAGTCCGCGTTCGGTGAGGAATTGAACGGCCACTACGCGTTCGACAGCGAAGGCGTTCCGGCCGAGCGCGTCACGCTCGTGAAGGACGGCGTGCTGCAAAACTTCCTGATGTCGCGCGCGCCGATCCCGGGGTTTGTGAAATCCAACGGGCACGGCCGCTCGAACGGGCATTTCGACCCGATGGGACGCATGGCGGTGACCATCGTCGAAAGCGCGCGCACGATGCCCTTCGACAAGTTGAAAAAGGAGCTGATCGCGGAAGTGAAGCGGCAGCGGAAACCGTACGGACTCATTCTCAAACGATCGCAAGGGGGAGAGACGAGCACCTCGCGCGTCAACTTCCAGGCGTTCGCCAACAAGCCGACGCTGATCTACAAGGTCGATCCGGCGACCGGCAAGGAAACGCTCGTTCGCGGCGCGGAGCTTGTCGGCACGCCGCTCGTGTCGATCAGCAAGATCATCGCGACCGGCGAAGAGCCGGGCGTGTTCAACGGGTTCTGCGGCGCCGAGTCCGGCATGGTGCCGGTATCGGCGATCGCGCCGCCGGCGCTCGTCTCGGAGATCGAGTTGCAGCGCACGGGCCAGCAGTTGAAACGCCCGCCGATCCTTCCGCCGCCGTTCGCCACCACGGCGCCCGCCGTAACGACGCCATCCGGCGAGGAAGCCGCGCCCGCGCCCACGCCCGCCGGCGACACCGCGCCGCCCGTGGCCGGGTAG
- the topA gene encoding type I DNA topoisomerase has product MSRTLLIVESPAKARTLDKYLGKDFTVKASVGHIRDLPVKELGVEPENEFAVKYVTIKGKEKVIKELRSAAKNADTILLGPDPDREGEAIAWHLAEALGIKDKPVRRVMFNEITRRAVQEAVAHPLDLDENKFQSQQTRRILDRLVGYKLSPFLWRKVKPGLSAGRVQSVAVRIVMEREEEIRAFTPREYWVITADLAADVPPPFTARLAKVNGQKPDVGNADAAAKVKAALLGGKIVVASIDSKEVSRKAAPPFITSTMQQAASGQLRMSPRQTMAIAQQLYEGVSVGGDGPEGLITYMRTDSVRIAPEAQQAAAEYIRATWGAAYLPDKPNFYKSAKRAQEAHEAIRPTRFDLPPKAVEGKLSPEQMKLYRLVWNRFFASQMAPARFAQKTIEAACGGEYTLAATSTEEVFAGHLAATREGVYEYDRRDSAGDASDTPGRRATDHATAVELPKVKPGDALTCKDVKTEQKFTQPPSRYSEAALIRALEEQGIGRPSTYATIMGTIVEKGYAEKMQGLLRPTPLGEVVTQLLIDAFPSIMEVGFTANMEEQLDEIEDGSRKPNAMLTAFYGPFENLLTSANEHLKDFKLKGQLTDIKCEKCGSPMGIKFGKSGAFLACSKYPDCQNAKNFIRDENGEIVIVKDETTDVTCDKCGKPMVRRQGRFGPYLACTGYPDCKNTVSLKEKKPDPLYEVKKGAEPPCPTCEKPMKLRVSKYGSHFWSCSTYPKCRGTAPFDTGFACPIDGCEGTLIERLPRRGGPNKKPFWACGKCELLLNERPLPIPCPMCKSPWTQETTPPAPGKGPEEMKCPKCEAIFDSPAMPKEGAANKPDTARAASEAGS; this is encoded by the coding sequence ATGAGCCGCACGCTTTTGATCGTCGAATCGCCCGCCAAGGCCCGCACCCTGGACAAATACCTGGGCAAGGACTTCACCGTGAAGGCGAGCGTCGGCCACATCCGCGACCTGCCGGTCAAGGAACTCGGCGTCGAGCCGGAAAACGAATTCGCGGTCAAATACGTCACGATCAAGGGCAAGGAAAAGGTCATCAAGGAGCTCCGCTCCGCGGCGAAAAACGCGGACACCATCCTGCTCGGACCCGACCCGGACCGCGAGGGCGAGGCCATCGCCTGGCATCTGGCCGAGGCGCTCGGCATCAAGGACAAGCCCGTCCGCCGCGTTATGTTCAACGAGATCACGCGCCGTGCCGTGCAGGAGGCCGTGGCGCACCCGCTCGACCTCGACGAAAACAAGTTCCAGAGCCAGCAGACCCGCCGCATCCTCGACCGCCTGGTGGGATACAAACTTTCGCCGTTCCTGTGGCGCAAGGTGAAACCGGGCCTTTCGGCCGGGCGCGTGCAGTCGGTGGCCGTGCGCATCGTGATGGAGCGCGAGGAGGAGATCCGCGCGTTCACCCCGCGCGAATATTGGGTCATCACCGCGGACCTTGCTGCCGACGTGCCGCCGCCATTCACCGCGCGGCTGGCCAAAGTCAACGGCCAAAAGCCCGATGTCGGCAACGCCGACGCCGCGGCCAAGGTGAAGGCCGCGCTCCTTGGCGGCAAGATCGTCGTCGCGTCCATCGACAGCAAGGAAGTGTCGCGCAAGGCCGCGCCGCCGTTCATCACAAGCACGATGCAGCAGGCGGCGAGCGGACAGCTTCGCATGTCGCCGCGCCAGACGATGGCCATCGCGCAGCAGCTTTACGAGGGCGTGTCCGTCGGCGGCGACGGGCCGGAGGGCCTCATCACCTACATGCGTACGGACTCCGTGCGCATCGCGCCGGAGGCGCAGCAAGCGGCGGCGGAATACATCCGCGCGACGTGGGGCGCCGCGTATCTGCCCGATAAACCGAATTTCTACAAAAGCGCCAAGCGCGCCCAGGAGGCGCACGAGGCGATCCGCCCGACGCGATTTGACCTGCCGCCCAAAGCCGTCGAGGGCAAGCTTTCGCCCGAGCAGATGAAGCTCTACCGCCTGGTTTGGAACCGCTTTTTCGCCTCGCAGATGGCGCCCGCGCGCTTCGCGCAAAAGACCATCGAGGCCGCGTGCGGCGGGGAATACACGCTGGCCGCGACGAGCACCGAGGAGGTCTTTGCCGGGCATCTCGCCGCGACGCGCGAGGGCGTTTACGAATACGATCGCCGCGACAGCGCGGGCGACGCGTCCGACACCCCCGGCCGCCGCGCGACCGACCACGCGACGGCCGTCGAGCTGCCGAAGGTCAAGCCGGGCGACGCGCTGACCTGCAAGGACGTGAAGACCGAGCAGAAGTTCACGCAGCCGCCTTCGCGCTACTCCGAGGCCGCGCTCATCCGCGCGCTCGAGGAGCAGGGCATCGGCCGGCCGTCCACGTACGCGACAATCATGGGCACGATCGTGGAGAAGGGCTACGCCGAAAAGATGCAGGGCCTGCTTCGTCCGACCCCTTTGGGCGAGGTGGTGACGCAGCTTCTCATCGATGCGTTCCCCTCCATCATGGAAGTGGGTTTCACCGCGAACATGGAAGAGCAGCTCGACGAGATCGAAGACGGATCGCGCAAACCGAACGCCATGCTGACGGCGTTTTACGGCCCGTTCGAAAACCTTCTGACCAGTGCGAACGAACATCTGAAGGATTTCAAGCTCAAGGGCCAGCTCACGGACATCAAGTGCGAAAAGTGCGGCAGCCCGATGGGAATCAAGTTCGGCAAGAGCGGTGCGTTCCTCGCATGTTCCAAATACCCGGATTGCCAGAACGCCAAGAACTTCATCCGCGACGAGAACGGCGAGATCGTCATCGTCAAGGACGAGACGACGGACGTCACGTGCGACAAATGCGGCAAGCCCATGGTGCGTCGCCAGGGACGTTTCGGCCCGTATCTCGCGTGCACGGGATACCCCGACTGCAAGAACACGGTGTCGCTCAAGGAGAAAAAGCCGGACCCGTTGTACGAGGTCAAAAAGGGCGCCGAGCCGCCCTGCCCCACGTGCGAAAAGCCGATGAAGCTGCGCGTCTCGAAATACGGCTCGCACTTCTGGAGTTGCTCGACCTATCCCAAGTGCCGCGGCACCGCGCCGTTCGATACGGGCTTTGCCTGCCCGATCGACGGCTGCGAAGGCACGCTCATCGAGCGCCTGCCGCGCCGCGGCGGCCCGAACAAGAAACCGTTCTGGGCGTGCGGCAAGTGCGAACTGCTGCTCAACGAGCGCCCGCTTCCGATCCCCTGCCCGATGTGCAAATCGCCCTGGACGCAGGAGACGACGCCTCCCGCGCCCGGCAAGGGCCCCGAAGAGATGAAGTGCCCGAAGTGCGAGGCGATCTTCGATTCGCCCGCGATGCCCAAGGAAGGCGCGGCGAATAAGCCGGATACGGCTCGCGCGGCGAGCGAAGCGGGAAGCTAG
- a CDS encoding cob(I)yrinic acid a,c-diamide adenosyltransferase → MAKFSITTKRGDEGLTSLYSGERVPKDDPRPDTYGDVDELESVLGIARLHARMDSTRETLLWLQRSMFPISSEIATTAKKLDKLPVRVDEAFVAEMDARRDALEERIEMPKGFVVTGGTLCSAHLDHARTVARRCERKITRLVRDGLLENRHVLVWFNRLSDFLWLLAREEGGDPTMAKE, encoded by the coding sequence ATGGCCAAATTTTCCATCACCACCAAACGCGGCGACGAGGGCCTGACGAGCCTGTATTCGGGCGAGCGCGTCCCGAAGGACGATCCGCGCCCGGACACCTACGGCGACGTGGACGAGCTCGAAAGCGTCCTTGGCATCGCGCGCCTGCATGCGCGTATGGACTCGACGCGCGAGACATTGCTGTGGCTTCAGCGCTCGATGTTCCCGATCAGCTCCGAGATCGCGACGACGGCCAAAAAGCTCGACAAACTGCCCGTGCGCGTGGACGAGGCGTTCGTTGCCGAGATGGACGCTCGCCGCGACGCGCTCGAGGAACGCATCGAGATGCCCAAGGGCTTTGTCGTCACGGGCGGCACGCTTTGCTCCGCGCATCTGGATCACGCGCGCACGGTCGCGCGGCGCTGCGAACGCAAGATCACGCGCCTTGTGCGCGACGGTTTGCTCGAAAACCGCCACGTGCTCGTGTGGTTCAACCGCCTCTCCGATTTTCTGTGGCTTCTCGCGCGCGAAGAGGGCGGCGATCCGACGATGGCAAAAGAGTAA
- the dprA gene encoding DNA-processing protein DprA, with product MTGDGASDKERRGALALSYLAFREKNGIGPATVARLIREFGGTAAVLERPASDLREAGIAEDAAKAVAGFQAWDEVDKAENALRLCGARVVVIGDDEYPVPLAAIDPPPPILYIQGSWTAADALSVSVVGSRKPTEYGTRIGRVLSRQIAECGVTIVSGLAYGIDAAAHAGALEAAGGRTIAVLGSGIDRPYPAENASLSRKIASQGAVISEFFPGTAPVPANFPIRNRIIAGLSMGVLVVEAGDKSGTMITVRYGAEQGKPIFGVPGPIDAPMSAGPHRLIRDGATPVFEALDVVGAIVPEFARRESLALPSPPSPGEVIRRLGLTGDAALVVEALTREPRHVDEIAAATGLAAAALSALLLDLEIRGAAAAHPGKRYTLNPESR from the coding sequence ATGACGGGCGACGGGGCGAGCGATAAGGAGAGGCGCGGCGCGCTCGCCCTGTCGTATCTCGCCTTTCGCGAAAAAAACGGCATCGGCCCGGCAACCGTCGCGCGCCTGATCCGCGAATTCGGCGGCACCGCCGCCGTGCTCGAACGCCCGGCGTCCGATCTGCGCGAAGCGGGGATCGCCGAGGACGCGGCGAAGGCCGTCGCGGGCTTTCAGGCGTGGGACGAGGTCGACAAGGCCGAAAACGCCCTGCGTCTTTGCGGAGCGCGCGTCGTCGTTATTGGTGATGACGAATATCCCGTTCCGCTTGCGGCCATCGATCCGCCGCCGCCCATCCTTTATATACAAGGAAGCTGGACGGCGGCGGACGCCCTTTCGGTGTCGGTTGTCGGATCGCGCAAGCCGACCGAATACGGCACGCGGATCGGGCGCGTCCTTTCGCGGCAGATCGCGGAATGTGGCGTCACGATCGTCTCGGGCCTTGCGTACGGCATCGATGCCGCCGCGCACGCGGGGGCGCTCGAGGCCGCGGGCGGGCGAACGATCGCGGTGTTGGGATCGGGCATCGACAGGCCGTATCCGGCGGAAAACGCTTCGCTTTCGCGAAAGATCGCGTCGCAAGGCGCGGTGATTTCGGAGTTTTTTCCCGGCACGGCGCCCGTGCCGGCAAACTTCCCGATCCGCAACCGCATCATCGCCGGCCTTTCGATGGGGGTGCTTGTCGTGGAGGCGGGTGACAAGAGCGGAACGATGATTACGGTTCGATACGGCGCCGAACAGGGCAAGCCGATCTTCGGGGTGCCCGGGCCGATCGACGCGCCGATGTCGGCGGGGCCGCATCGGCTGATCCGCGACGGCGCGACGCCGGTATTCGAGGCGCTCGACGTGGTCGGCGCGATCGTGCCGGAATTCGCGCGCCGCGAGTCGCTCGCGCTGCCGTCGCCGCCGTCACCCGGCGAGGTCATCCGTCGCCTTGGCTTGACAGGTGACGCCGCGCTTGTGGTAGAAGCCCTAACCCGTGAGCCGCGCCATGTGGACGAAATCGCGGCCGCGACGGGCCTTGCCGCCGCCGCACTATCGGCGCTTTTGCTCGACCTGGAGATCCGCGGCGCCGCCGCCGCGCATCCCGGAAAACGTTATACGCTGAATCCGGAGTCCCGATGA
- a CDS encoding cytochrome C translates to MAAGKLARVGAGVFIVAVILVVAAVGMFMTRFPDVDAPPAWNVEPSAELIARGQYLANHVMVCLDCHGEREWNYFSGPMKPGTAGRGGEVFNHDMGIPGEIYSKNITPAGIGDWSDGEIARAVTSGVSKDGTSLFPIMPWPYYAQASEDDIRAVIAYIRTLSPKEYTAPPRELDFPLNIIVRTMPKPMNLRPETPKPGDADYGKYTVTIAGCVECHTQVNDKGQILAGREFAGGREFKGSGLDVRSANISPDEETGIGGWTKEDFVLRFKGFDSPEAAKLPPDAMGYQTVMPWLMYAGMTEDDLGAIYDYLRTVPAIKNSVQIGRPRTTPPSALPKAPEPAAEAPAQGADAPAGDTEAPPEAEAAPK, encoded by the coding sequence ATGGCGGCCGGCAAATTGGCCCGCGTGGGCGCAGGCGTCTTCATCGTCGCGGTCATCCTCGTCGTGGCCGCGGTGGGCATGTTCATGACGCGCTTCCCGGATGTCGACGCGCCTCCCGCGTGGAACGTCGAGCCGAGCGCGGAGTTGATCGCGCGCGGACAATATCTCGCGAATCACGTCATGGTCTGCCTGGATTGCCACGGCGAGCGCGAGTGGAACTACTTTTCCGGCCCGATGAAACCGGGCACCGCCGGGCGCGGCGGCGAGGTCTTCAATCACGACATGGGCATCCCCGGCGAGATCTATTCGAAGAACATCACGCCCGCCGGCATCGGCGACTGGTCCGACGGCGAGATCGCGCGTGCCGTCACGTCCGGCGTATCGAAGGACGGCACGTCGCTGTTTCCCATCATGCCCTGGCCGTATTACGCACAGGCATCCGAGGACGACATCCGCGCGGTGATCGCGTACATCCGCACGCTCTCGCCGAAGGAATACACCGCGCCGCCGCGCGAGCTCGATTTTCCGCTGAACATCATCGTCCGCACGATGCCAAAGCCGATGAACCTGCGGCCCGAAACGCCCAAACCGGGCGACGCGGATTACGGCAAGTACACCGTGACGATCGCGGGGTGCGTCGAATGCCATACGCAGGTGAACGACAAGGGGCAGATCCTCGCGGGCCGCGAGTTCGCGGGCGGGCGCGAGTTCAAGGGCTCGGGGCTGGACGTGCGTTCGGCGAACATCTCCCCGGACGAGGAGACGGGCATCGGCGGCTGGACGAAGGAGGACTTCGTGCTGCGTTTCAAGGGATTCGACAGCCCCGAGGCCGCCAAGCTCCCGCCGGATGCGATGGGCTACCAGACCGTCATGCCCTGGCTGATGTACGCGGGCATGACCGAGGATGACCTCGGCGCGATCTACGACTATCTGCGTACCGTTCCCGCGATCAAGAACAGCGTGCAGATCGGCCGACCGCGCACCACGCCGCCGTCGGCGCTCCCGAAGGCGCCGGAACCCGCTGCCGAGGCGCCGGCCCAAGGAGCCGATGCGCCCGCCGGAGATACCGAGGCGCCGCCCGAAGCCGAGGCGGCGCCCAAATAA